Below is a genomic region from Citrobacter tructae.
CGGAACATCTTTGTCGTTTGCTACGTCTGGCGATCATTTTTGCCAGCCGTCGCCGGGACGATTTAGTGCCAGAAATTCATCTGGATGCGAAGAATGAACATCTTACGATAACGCTGCCTGAAGGCTGGTTGGCGCATCATCCGCTGGGTAAAGAGCTGATCGATCAGGAAAGCCAGTGGCAAAGCTATGTCCACTGGCCTTTAGAAGTTCGGTAATGATTGTGATGTTGGATAGTGGCGTAACTGCCTATCCAGCCTATGATTTCTCTCGCTTTGCTGCCATCATCGCTTTCAGATTCGCCAGGTGATTTTGCCCTTTTTGCATCCGTTCCTCCGCGCTCACCACTTTTCGCTCCTGCTCCCAGATAATATCGTCCTGCGGTAACTCCAGCAGAAAACGACTTGGCTCCGGGCGAATCAACTCACCGTACTGACGACGCTCTTTACACAGCGTAAAGATCAGTTCTTTCTGTGCACGAGTGATGCCGACATAGGCCAGACGACGCTCCTCATCGATATTATTTTCATCAATACTGCTCTGGTGGGGCAAAAAACCCTCTTCCATTCCCACCATAAACACGTACGGGAATTCCAGTCCTTTTGAGGCATGCAGCGTCATCAACTGCACCTGGTCCAGGTCTTCTTCACTCTCCCCACGCTCCATCATGTCGCGCAAGGTAAAGCGGGTGACCACCTGGGTCAGCGTCATCGGCTCATCAATATCACTACCTTCAAGCATTTCCGTCATCCAGCTAAACAGCGTATTGACGTTTTTCATGCGCATTTCGGCGGCTTTCGGGCTGGGTGAGGTTTCATAAAGCCACGATTCGTAATCAATACCGTGGATCAGGTCGCGTACGGCAGCAATCGGTTCGCGCTCGGCCAAACGCTGAATTTCGCCCAGCCAGTGTGTAAAGCGGGTCAGCGACTCATAGCCACGCCCGGTTAGCGTCTGGCTAAGCCCCATATCAAAGCTGGCGGTAAACAGGCTTTTATTACGTGTCATCGCCCATTCGCCCAACTTTTGCAGCGTAGCCGGGCCAATTTCACGTTTTGGCGTATTCACGATGCGCAGAAATGCGCTGTCATCATCAGGGTTACTCAGCACCCGCAGATAAGCCAGCAGATCTTTAATCTCCGGACGGGAGAAAAACGATGTGCCGCCGGAAATTTTGTATGGGATGCGGTTCTGCATCAGGAACTTTTCGAACACCCGCGACTGATGGTTGCCACGGTACAAAATCGCGTAATCTTTATACTGCGTCTTGTTAACGAAATGATGGGCAATCAGTTCGCCGGTCACGCATTCCGCTTCATGCTCTTCGTTATTAGCACTTAATACTTTAAGTTCAGCACCGTACCCAAGCTCGGAAAAGAGTCGTTTTTCAAAGACATGCGGGTTATTAGCGATGAGAATGTTTGCCGCTTTCAGGATGCGTCCGGAAGAACGGTAGTTCTGCTCCAGCTTAACGACCTGTAATGCCGGGAAATCTTTGCTTAGCAGCACCAGATTTTGCGGACGCGCACCGCGCCAGGAATAGATCGACTGATCGTCATCGCCCACCACGGTAAAACGCGCTCGGCTACCCACCAGCAGCTTCACCAGTTCGTACTGGCTGGTGTTGGTGTCCTGGTATTCATCCACCAGCAGATAGCGGATTTTATTTTGCCAGCGCTCGCGCACTTCTTCATTACGCTGCAACAGTAGCGTCGGCAGCAGGATCAGGTCATCGAAGTCCAGCACGTTGCAAGCCTTCATGTGCGCATCGTACAGACCGTAGCAGTGGGCAAAAATACGATCGCGCTCACCTTTAGCACTGGCAGCCGCTTGCGCCGGTGTCATCAGATCGTTTTTCCAGTTGGAGATCGTCGAGATCAACTGTTGGAGAATCAGCTTATCATCTTCGATGAGCCCTTCAGTCAACTCCTTCAGCAACGCCACCTGGTCGGTGTCATCGAACAATGAAAAGTTCGACTTCATGCCCAAAGCAGCATATTCGCGCTTAATAATATCCAGTCCCAGGGTATGGAAGGTGGAGATCATCAGCCCGCGCGCCTCTTTACGACCCAACGTCTGCGCCACACGTTCTTTCATCTCGCGCGCGGCCTTGTTGGTAAAGGTCACCGCCGCAATATGCCGAGCCTGATAGCCGCATACGCGGATCAAATGCGCGATTTTATTGGTGATCACGCGAGTTTTCCCGGAGCCAGCCCCCGCCAGCACCAGGCATGGGCCGGTGACAAATTCGACGGCTTGTTGTTGTCCGGGGTTTAAACGCATAAAAATCACTCAATGAAAGTCGGGAGGGGAAATTTAGAGCATGGTAGTATAGCCAGCCTTAACCACACCACTCAAGGCACGATCATGGCAAAAACAGCAGCAGCACTGCATATCCTTGTTAAAGAAGAGAAACTGGCTCTGGATCTTCTGGAACAAATTAAAAACGGCGCCGACTTCGAGAAACTGGCGAAGAAGCACTCTACGTGCCCATCAGGTAAAAAAGGCGGCCACCTCGGTGAATTCCGTCAGGGCCAGATGGTTCCGGCATTTGATAAAGTGGTCTTCTCCTGCCCAGTGCTGGAGCCAACGGGCCCACTGCACACCCAGTTCGGTTATCACATCATTAAGGTGCTGTATCGTAACTAATAAAAAACCCGGAGTCAGAATCTCCGGGTTTTTTATTGCGGGTAGTGGCTACATCTTATCCGGCTACAGCAATACGTTTCATATCCGTCATATATCCACGCAGCTTCTGACCCACTTTCTCAATCGCATGACCACGAATTGCTTCGTTTACATCACGCAGTTGTGCGTTGTCTACCGCGCCTTCGGCAATCGCTTTGCCCAGATCGCCCGGCTGAATTTCAGTCATAAACGCTTTCAGCAGCGGTACGCAAGCGTAAGAGAACAGGTAGTTACCGTATTCTGCGGTATCTGAAATTACCACGTTCATTTCATACAGACGTTTACGGGCGATGGTGTTGGCAATCAGCGGCAGCTCGTGCAGTGATTCGTAGTAAGCAGACTCTTCGATGATGCCGGAATCCACCATGGTTTCGAACGCCAGTTCGACGCCCGCTTTGACCATTGCGATCATCAGAACACCTTTATCGAAGTACTCCTGCTCGCTGATTTTACCGTCAAACTGTGCTGCGGTTTCGAACGCAGTTTTACCGGTCTCTTCACGCCAGGTCAGCAGTTTCTTATCGTCGTTAGCCCAGTCAGCCATCATGCCGGAGGAGAATTCGCCGGAGATGATGTCGTCCATGTGTTTCTGGAACAGCGGTGCCATGATCTCTTTCAGCTGCTCGGACAGCGCATAAGCACGCAGTTTAGCCGGGTTAGACAAACGGTCCATCATCAGAGTAATGCCGCCCTGCTTCAGCGCTTCGGTGATGGTCTCCCAGCCAAACTGAATCAGTTTTTCAGCGTAAGCCGGGTCGGTACCGTCTTCCACCAGCTTGTCAAAGCACAGCAGAGAACCGGCCTGCAGCATGCCGCACAGGATAGTCTGCTCGCCCATCAGGTCAGATTTCACTTCCGCAACGAAGGAAGATTCCAGAACGCCCGCACGGTGACCACCGGTCGCCGCTGCCCAGGCTTTAGCAATCGCCATGCCTTCGCCTTTCGGGTCGTTTTCCGGGTGAACCGCAATCAGCGTCGGTACGCCGAAACCACGTTTGTACTCTTCACGCACTTCGGTACCCGGGCACTTCGGCGCCACCATAACGACGGTGATATCTTTACGGATCTGCTCGCCCACTTCGACGATGTTGAAGCCGTGAGAGTAACCCAGCGCCGCGCCGTCTTTCATCAGCGGTTGTACGGAACGCACAACGTCGGAGTGCTGTTTGTCTGGCGTCAGGTTAACCACCAAATCCGCCTGTGGGATCAGCTCTTCGTAAGTACCGACTTTGAAGCCGTTTTCGGTCGCTTTACGCCAGGAAGCGCGCTTCTCGGCGATTGCTTCTTTACGCAGGGCATAGGCGATATCCAGACCGGAGTCACGCATGTTCAGGCCCTGGTTCAGACCCTGAGCGCCACAGCCAACGATAACCACTTTTTTACCCTGAAGGTAGCTTGCGCCGTCGGCGAATTCGTCGCGGCCCATAAAGCGACATTTACCCAGTTGCGCCAACTGCTGGCGCAGGTTCAGTGTATTAAAGTAGTTAGCCATGATGGTGTACTCCGTGATGTTGTGTGTCTTATTGTTCGGTTCGCTTTTGCGAGATTGAATCCACTATATGACAGGAAATTTATTGCGGAAATTGATATATTCACAACGTCACATTGCAATTTCTGCAACGTAAAAATAAAGAGGCGAGTCGGTGGATTTACGCGATCTGAAAACCTTCCTGCATCTGGCCGAAAGTCGCCATTTTGGCCGCAGCGCGCGGGCGATGCACGTCAGTCCTTCCACGCTGTCCCGGCAGATTCAGCGGCTCGAAGAGGATCTCGGGCAGGCGCTGTTTGTGCGCGATAACCGCACAGTAACGCTGACCGAAGCCGGGGAAGAGCTGCGCATTTTTGCCCAGCAGACGCTGTTGCAGTATCAGCAACTCCGTCACACCATCGATCAGCAAGGGCCGTCGCTGTCGGGCGAACTGCATATTTTCTGTTCGGTAACCGCCGCCTACAGCCACCTGCCACCGATCCTTGACCGTTTTCGCGCCGAACACCCGTCGGTCGAAATTAAGCTTTCCACCGGCGATGCCGCCGATGCCATGGAAAAAGTGGTCACCGGAGAAGCAGACCTGGCGATAGCCGGAAAACCGGAAACACTGCCCGGTGCAGTCGCGTTCTCGATGCTGGAAAATCTGGCGGTGGTGTTGATCGCCCCGGCACTGCCCTGCCCGGTGCGCAATCAGGTGTCCGTCGATGTCCCCGACTGGTCAACGGTGCCGTTTATTATGGCCGACCAGGGACCGGTGCGGCGCCGCATTGAGCTGTGGTTCCGCCGCCATAAAATCAGTAATCCGTCGATTTATGCCACGGTCGGCGGTCATGAGGCAATGGTGTCAATGGTGGCACTGGGTTGCGGCGTGGCGCTACTGCCAGAAGTGGTACTGGAAAATAGCCCGGAGCCAGTGCGCAACCGCGTGATGATTTTAGAACGCAGCGACGAGAAAACACCGTTTGAGCTGGGCGTCTGCGCACAAAAAAAGCGGCTGCATGAGCCGCTGATTGATGCGTTCTGGAAGATATTGCCAAACCACTAACCCGCCAGAAAGAACCTGAACGCAGGGTTACAACTCTCATCGTGGCAGTCGTAGCCCAGTTCGTTGATCCGCGTTTCAAAATCCGGTTCATGATCGCCCAGTTCAAACGCCGCCAGCACGCGCCCGTAGTCAGTGCCATGGCTGCGGTAATGGAACAGGGAAATATTCCAGTGGGTCCCTAAAGTATGCAGAAACTTCAACAGCGCACCTGGAGACTCCGGGAATTCAAAGCTGTACAGACGTTCTTGTAGCGGCTTAGAGGGACGTCCTCCGACCATATAGCGCACGTGCAGCTTGGCCATTTCATCATCAGACAGATCCACAACGCTGTAACCGCCGTCGCTGAGCAACTGGAGGATTTCTTTACGCTCTTCCAGACCACGACTCAGGCGTACGCCGACAAAAATGCAGGCGTCCTTCGCATCAGCAAAACGGTAATTAAACTCGGTCACTGAACGTCCACCCAGCAGT
It encodes:
- the rep gene encoding DNA helicase Rep, which produces MRLNPGQQQAVEFVTGPCLVLAGAGSGKTRVITNKIAHLIRVCGYQARHIAAVTFTNKAAREMKERVAQTLGRKEARGLMISTFHTLGLDIIKREYAALGMKSNFSLFDDTDQVALLKELTEGLIEDDKLILQQLISTISNWKNDLMTPAQAAASAKGERDRIFAHCYGLYDAHMKACNVLDFDDLILLPTLLLQRNEEVRERWQNKIRYLLVDEYQDTNTSQYELVKLLVGSRARFTVVGDDDQSIYSWRGARPQNLVLLSKDFPALQVVKLEQNYRSSGRILKAANILIANNPHVFEKRLFSELGYGAELKVLSANNEEHEAECVTGELIAHHFVNKTQYKDYAILYRGNHQSRVFEKFLMQNRIPYKISGGTSFFSRPEIKDLLAYLRVLSNPDDDSAFLRIVNTPKREIGPATLQKLGEWAMTRNKSLFTASFDMGLSQTLTGRGYESLTRFTHWLGEIQRLAEREPIAAVRDLIHGIDYESWLYETSPSPKAAEMRMKNVNTLFSWMTEMLEGSDIDEPMTLTQVVTRFTLRDMMERGESEEDLDQVQLMTLHASKGLEFPYVFMVGMEEGFLPHQSSIDENNIDEERRLAYVGITRAQKELIFTLCKERRQYGELIRPEPSRFLLELPQDDIIWEQERKVVSAEERMQKGQNHLANLKAMMAAKREKS
- the ppiC gene encoding peptidylprolyl isomerase PpiC; translation: MAKTAAALHILVKEEKLALDLLEQIKNGADFEKLAKKHSTCPSGKKGGHLGEFRQGQMVPAFDKVVFSCPVLEPTGPLHTQFGYHIIKVLYRN
- the ilvC gene encoding ketol-acid reductoisomerase, which encodes MANYFNTLNLRQQLAQLGKCRFMGRDEFADGASYLQGKKVVIVGCGAQGLNQGLNMRDSGLDIAYALRKEAIAEKRASWRKATENGFKVGTYEELIPQADLVVNLTPDKQHSDVVRSVQPLMKDGAALGYSHGFNIVEVGEQIRKDITVVMVAPKCPGTEVREEYKRGFGVPTLIAVHPENDPKGEGMAIAKAWAAATGGHRAGVLESSFVAEVKSDLMGEQTILCGMLQAGSLLCFDKLVEDGTDPAYAEKLIQFGWETITEALKQGGITLMMDRLSNPAKLRAYALSEQLKEIMAPLFQKHMDDIISGEFSSGMMADWANDDKKLLTWREETGKTAFETAAQFDGKISEQEYFDKGVLMIAMVKAGVELAFETMVDSGIIEESAYYESLHELPLIANTIARKRLYEMNVVISDTAEYGNYLFSYACVPLLKAFMTEIQPGDLGKAIAEGAVDNAQLRDVNEAIRGHAIEKVGQKLRGYMTDMKRIAVAG
- the ilvY gene encoding HTH-type transcriptional activator IlvY, with protein sequence MDLRDLKTFLHLAESRHFGRSARAMHVSPSTLSRQIQRLEEDLGQALFVRDNRTVTLTEAGEELRIFAQQTLLQYQQLRHTIDQQGPSLSGELHIFCSVTAAYSHLPPILDRFRAEHPSVEIKLSTGDAADAMEKVVTGEADLAIAGKPETLPGAVAFSMLENLAVVLIAPALPCPVRNQVSVDVPDWSTVPFIMADQGPVRRRIELWFRRHKISNPSIYATVGGHEAMVSMVALGCGVALLPEVVLENSPEPVRNRVMILERSDEKTPFELGVCAQKKRLHEPLIDAFWKILPNH